GTGCACACTGTCTTTTTTACATGAGAACAGCATTAACGTTTTGCCGTGTCAATATTTTTGGAAACAGCATGCTACAGCATACCAACATATTGTGTGTCGGTATTGCTATGTCCAACAAGTCTGCCGGTATTCATATGTCTAACAAGTCCACCATACCGATAATTTTGTGCTGTGTCCGCCACTGCACCTAATCAGTTGGGATTGGGTGAATGAACTTTTGGTTTCTGATCCTGGATAAAACTGGCAGCATTTTTTTTGTGCAGATTCTGCCAGTAGTGTCAGTTTGTCCTTGTATATGGTTTGtgaattttgaatttgtaaCCTAATACCACTTGCTACTGACAGTATgtcactatatatttttttacttacatATAGTAGTACTGCAATTGTAGCATAGCTATGAGATATTCCCTGTTAGCACTTTACACTGATAAAAAAGAAGTTTATCAATTAGAAAAGTTTTTTCACTTAAGTGTATTGCAGAAATTAATTCATGTCGTTTTGATGCAGAAAGATGCAATGACTTGCCTATGCCATGTTCACAAATTCTGAGGGCTAAAGTCAATTCCCTATCATTTTCAAGGAAGGTGCCCACTAAACCAACATTGCATGTATGCTTTCTTTTACTCAGTAGCTGTGTTTCTTTAGTCCAATGAAATGCTTCATTAACTTGTTCTGTGGAAGAGTGCTCTGTGAATTGACATATTGACAAAGTACAATAATTTATCAAACAAGACATTTCCTATCATACTTACAAACTGTGTATCTTATCCTTTTGCATTTGCACATAGTATATCCCATGCCACTGCTGCTATGTTGGCAATTGCACACAACCTGGAAGGTTCTACAGATATCTACTAAATGCATAGATCTCAGAAAATTCAGAACAGAATGCATCAGAATATACTCATTACGTCTTCCTGATGTTACCTTGTTATAGTATGATTAAGTTGATTGTATAAGCCATCAAAAGTTCAGTATGCGGTGATACTATGATTGTTTTACATTGTACTCCTTCAGATAATTGTGAGGGCAGAGTTACATTGTTACTGGCAAATTTGAAATAGCAATATGGAGATAAATATGAGTTTTAGAATGAGACAGATCCATTTTTCAACATTAGCTTTTTGTAAAAGATTATATAGCATCTAATGAATGTGCATTTGTTTGTTATGTGCCTTATGGATATAattaaaaaatgtaaaaatatagtactccctctgtcccataatataagggattttaagtttttgcttgcactgtttaaccactcgtcttattcaaaaaatttgtgcaaatataaaaaacgaaaagttgtgcttaaagtactttggataataaagtaagtcaaaaaaataaataataattctaattttttttgaataagacgagtgatcaaacagtgcaagcaaaaactcaaaatccattatattatgggacggagggagtactgagcTAGTCAACGGTTATGCACTCCAGCTTTAGGCAGAAGAAAAAATCAGTCAAATTTAGACAGATCCTTCTGCTATAAACAGATATGAAAATCACAGTCAAACTCAGTAGTTCCATGTTGCTACTTAGACTAAAAGAGGAGGTGCCTTCTTTATTTTTTGACTATGACCAAACACGATGATGCATTACTGTAGCTGCAGTTATTTCCTTGTTGAACTTTGAATTGAGGAAGCAATCCATTTTGTTCTCTTGTGAGTTATGATCACTAAGCATGAATTCTACCTTTAATTAACATATTGACTTCAGAATTTAAGATGCCATGCGACTCAAACCCAAAGCACACAACGGAAATCTGCGACTGCAACCATCCAACGCTCTGATCCCAAAGGTAAAAAAAGTTCTGGATGCATTACCTCAATTGAATCTACTGATGGTGTGCTAACTTATGTAAACATGTATTTGATCTCATATGGCTCATCTATGGATTTCAGGGAAACTTAAAGGTCCTAAACTTGATGATGGAAGTGGAGGCTTCCCACCATTCCGCTTTGGTAaaggcggtggaggtggcggaggtggcggtgggggCAGTAACTACTTCGGCGGGTTCCTCCTGTTCACCTGCGTTTTGCTTATGGATTACTTGAAGGAATTCGAGAAGAACTTGCTTTTGCAAAGGCATCGTATAGGAGATGAAGCAACCCTTGGCCTTGCACAATAATTTTCGTCATCATTAGTTGCTGGTGTTTGATGTAAATTACTTGATCAATTGCTGATGGTTGCCATCAAGCATGTTCGTGATTCACCATGTGTTGTTACATCAGAGATCAGACTAGCTTCCATTAACTCTACAAGAAATTGCCGTTATCTGCACCAGAAATTACATATTCAGGCTATTATTTATTGGCTGATAATAACACTCAATTTCCCTCTTCCTTGGATATATTTTATTGGCTGAGATATTTATATCACAAAAATATCACCAAGATGGTGATATGTATcaatatactccctttgttttttaataaatgacgccATTAACTTTTCGAtacacgtttgaccatttgtcttattcaaaaattttgtgcaaatgcataaaatataaatcatgcttgaaGTACTTTTACTGATAAAACAACTCAACAAAataattacaattttttttaataagaccaTTGGTCAAACGTATATTCAAGTCAACggtgttatctattaaaaaaacagaggtgATATCATACAATAAATTTCTGAACAACAGACTAGAGAAATCATATAAGTAAAGAAATTGCGTGTTAAATTAATTACACAATCAGAGGGGAAAAATTGTTGCCTGCTCTGCTTTACACCTCATGAATGTCTGATGCTACATTGCCGGTTGCCTGAAATGGCAacaaaaaaattacataatttttttaataagccgATTGGTCAAACGTATATCAAAATCAAtagtcatctattaaaaaaacagaggtgGTATCATATAATATATTTCTGAACAGACTAGAGAAATCATATAAATAAAGAAATTGCGTGTTAAATTAATTACACAATCAGAGGGGAAAAATTGTTGCCTGCTCTGCTTTACACCTCATGAATGGCTGATGCTACATTGCCGGTTGCCTGAAATGGCAACAAGGACTACACTATTCCATATGTACACCGTGGTGTGCTTTTTGTGCTACAGACTTTTGACATGAAACAGGCTAAAAATCTACATCAACTAGCTTGACCACCGCAATTCGATGCTGATGGACTTGCTTTAGGACTTTCAGGGCCATCAGGAactttgagtttttctttttccacagCATTTAGTGGGGGTAAAATTGTGGCTGATTCATCATGTTTTCGAGTATCCAACTGCATTGCCGCCTCTGATGACCTGTTGGCTTCTGCTATCCCAGTAAAGCAACCATTGAAAATTAAAGaaacaaacaataaaaaaagtTAGTGCTGCAATAAGCAACAACTCATTTCGCATATATAAATGAATATTTGAATAAAATGCTATAGCATTTTAGAATATCCATGCAGCTAAACAATGTTGTGTCAACAAATCAATTTTAAATCTTCGTAATGTGGTAGTATCACAAATATTTCACTGAGGTTCTATAGGAATTGGGCTAGGAATTTATGAATTACTCCCTctttcccaaattgatcatcatataatagaattcaaaatttctcaaattgatgattatataaccgcatggacacggatttcattagaatacaattaatgcagcatgagagaatgtgtgcatgctaagGTGTAATTGGCATGGTGTTTTAAACGATGAATGCATTGTGGaagaatgtgtgcatggtgtcttgattgatgtgatttaaattgtcCTTGGTAATGCATaaacttatatgatgatcaatttgggaaggagggagtaatcaacttcaaaatctcCACAAGAAGGCTAACAAGAGTTGTTTTCTTTGGAACCACTATATATATCCTAGATATGATCTAACTTGTGTATAGTTCTAACCACATtgctgaaatttaaattttctgaATTTAACTCACCATGTTAACTTTCCTATACAAATACGACAGTTCCTGCTACTTCCAATAGGTTAACTTGAAAACTAAGTGCACTAGCAGGGGTTTATTCACTTGCACAATAACCAACTCTAGTGAGCTCAATATGTCAAATCACCCTCTGTCAATTTATCAACATCGTTTAAGGGATAGAAATATCTTAGCAAATTCCGTACCATTTATTTTTCCACGTGTGATGACTGTCCGGAGGTAGTCTCGAAACCCTGTCAACACTGCTTTTTCTTGCTGAGCATTTAGTTCTGAAGTGTCTTGATCATGCAATGCCACTGGAAATGAAATTCTATAATCCGTTCCAAATGTACTatcttgctcatcacacatcaATGCTTGTGTTCCTGGAGAGGCTGGCCTAGAATCCTCTAGGCTGTTACAGCAAGGACCAAAATCACCTCCATTTTGCTGATCCATATTGGTTGC
The Oryza sativa Japonica Group chromosome 6, ASM3414082v1 DNA segment above includes these coding regions:
- the LOC4340927 gene encoding protein FERTILITY RESTORER RF2, mitochondrial isoform X1, with the protein product MPASTMCSLPQTVVASAATAQFTERCNDLPMPCSQILRAKVNSLSFSRKVPTKPTLHNLRCHATQTQSTQRKSATATIQRSDPKGKLKGPKLDDGSGGFPPFRFGKGGGGGGGGGGGSNYFGGFLLFTCVLLMDYLKEFEKNLLLQRHRIGDEATLGLAQ
- the LOC4340927 gene encoding protein FERTILITY RESTORER RF2, mitochondrial isoform X2; its protein translation is MPASTMCSLPQTVVASAATAQFTERCNDLPMPCSQILRAKVNSLSFSRKNLRCHATQTQSTQRKSATATIQRSDPKGKLKGPKLDDGSGGFPPFRFGKGGGGGGGGGGGSNYFGGFLLFTCVLLMDYLKEFEKNLLLQRHRIGDEATLGLAQ